In one Oryza glaberrima chromosome 2, OglaRS2, whole genome shotgun sequence genomic region, the following are encoded:
- the LOC127764261 gene encoding early nodulin-like protein 1 has product MAAMASSCSVLVVACSFVVLHVVAMAGATQYKVGGDGGWGVPGAGDEPYNTWAEKTSFQVGDQLLFVYPKDKDSVLVVEPADYNACNTASYDSKFADGNTAVTLDRAGAFFFISGVDANCRAGEKLIVMVANATGSSASPPSSSSSPSSPSGGGGGGGAPAGQAPPGAPATPAGTNSSPANGGAAGGGAKSGAGLTVAASGLAGSLIAAIACVAIAI; this is encoded by the exons ATGGCAGCAATGGCGAGCAGCTGCAGTGTGCTTGTTGTGGCCTGCAGCTTCGTTGTGCTTCacgtcgtcgccatggccggcgcgaCGCAGTACaaggtcggcggcgacggcggatggGGCGtgcccggcgccggcgacgagccgtACAACACCTGGGCCGAGAAGACCAGCTTCCAGGTCGGCGACCAGCTTT TGTTCGTGTACCCGAAGGACAAGGACTCGGTGTTGGTGGTGGAGCCGGCGGACTACAACGCGTGCAACACGGCGTCGTATGACAGCAAGTTCGCCGACGGCAACACGGCGGTCACGCTCGACCGCGCCGGCGCCTTCTTCTTCATCAGCGGCGTCGACGCCAACTGCCGCGCCGGCGAGAAGCTCATCGTCATGGTCGCCAACGCCACCGGGAGCAGCgcttcgccgccgtcctcctcgtcgtcgccgtcgtctccctccggtggtggtggtggcggtggcgctccAGCCGGGCAGGCGCCGCCGGGTGCTCCGGCCACGCCGGCGGGGACGAACAGCTCGCCGGCTAACggcggggcggccggcggcggcgcgaagagTGGCGCTGGGCtcacggtggcggcgagcggcctcGCCGGCTCTCTGATCGCCGCCATTGCCTGCGTCGCGATTGCTATCTGA
- the LOC127764262 gene encoding 40S ribosomal protein S14: MSKRKTREPKEENVTLGPTVREGEYVFGVAHIFASFNDTFIHVTDLSGRETLVRITGGMKVKADRDESSPYAAMLASQDVAQRCKELGITALHIKLRATGGNKTKTPGPGAQSALRALARSGMKIGRIEDVTPVPTDSTRRKGGRRGRRL; this comes from the exons ATG TCGAAGAGGAAGACCAGGGAGCCCAAGGAGGAGAACGTCACTCTTGGACCCACTGTCCGTGAAGGAGAGTATGTGTTCGGAGTTGCCCACATCTTCGCATCCTTCAATGACACTTTCATT CATGTCACTGACTTGTCTGGAAGGGAAACTCTTGTTCGCATTACTG GTGGCATGAAGGTCAAAGCTGACCGTGATGAGTCATCACCATATGCAGCTATGCTTGCTTCTCAAGATGTTGCACAGCGTTGCAAG GAGCTTGGTATTACTGCTCTGCACATCAAGCTTCGTGCCACTGGAGGCAACAAGACAAAGACACCTGGTCCTGGTGCTCAATCTGCTCTTAGGGCTCTTGCTCGCTCTGGCATGAAGATTGGTCGCATTG AGGATGTGACCCCGGTTCCCACGGACAGCACCCGCAGAAAGGGAGgtaggagaggaaggaggctgTAG
- the LOC127762859 gene encoding uncharacterized protein LOC127762859 — protein sequence MAKAQAAARIMTEVAPPQLVSVMRRRKQVARSLDTIAEDDRELMHQAPYAGDGHHHGVKKQAAATSSASTFATPTLAFERQPPPAPAPASGFMRGLSKWFSNNGVHGQEGWPEISREGHRRAIYSQQAHIRGRATGLNSSSLTS from the coding sequence ATGGCgaaggcgcaggcggcggcgaggatcatgacggaggtggcgccgccgcagctggtGTCGGTGATGCGGCGGAGGAAGCAGGTGGCGAGGAGCCTCGACACGATCGCCGAGGACGACAGGGAGCTGATGCACCAGGCGCCctacgccggcgacggccaccaccacggcgTCAAGAAGCAGGCTGCAGCGACCAGCTCGGCGAGCACCTTCGCCACGCCGACGTTGGCCTTCGAGCGgcagccaccgccggcgccggcgccggcgagcgggttCATGAGGGGGCTCAGCAAGTGGTTCTCCAACAACGGCGTCCACGGCCAGGAGGGGTGGCCGGAGATCAGCCGCGAAGGTCACCGGCGAGCCATCTATTCACAGCAGGCGCACATACGTGGGCGCGCCACGGGATTGAATTCAAGTTCATTAACTAGCTAG
- the LOC127764260 gene encoding early nodulin-like protein 1, with translation MVKGTSGYSYGLGLACFALVVAMAGATQFKVGGGNGWSVPAANAESYNDWAEKMRFQIGDTLVFVYPKDKDSVLVVEPADYNACNTSSFDQKFADGNTVFTLDRAGAFFFISGVDANCRAGEKLIVMVLASRNGTITATAPSPPPASSTAPPPTSPAPASPPPSSPSPPPASPPSPSSSGAAAPTTPPPASSPPSTPTPASPAPSASSPPAPPSANAPSAQGARNPSATSSPPPAANGAAHAAVAASGLAAGIIGYAMLAL, from the exons ATGGTGAAAGGTACTAGTGGTTACAGCTATGGCCTTGGGCTTGCCTGCTTTGCTCTTGTGGTTGCCATGGCTGGAGCTACTCAGTTcaaggtcggcggcggcaatggctgGAGCGTCCCGGCCGCCAATGCGGAGTCGTACAACGATTGGGCCGAGAAGATGAGGTTCCAGATCGGAGACACCCTAG TGTTCGTGTACCCGAAGGACAAGGACTCGGTGTTGGTGGTGGAGCCGGCCGACTACAACGCGTGCAACACGTCGTCGTTCGACCAGAAGTTCGCCGACGGCAACACGGTCTTCACGCTCGACCGCGCCGGCGCCTTCTTCTTCATCAGCGGCGTCGACGCCAACTGCCGCGCCGGCGAGAAACTCATCGTCATGGTCCTCGCCAGCCGCAACGGCACCatcaccgccaccgcgccgtctCCGCCCCCGGCTTcgtcgaccgcgccgccgccgacgtcgcctgCACCCGccagcccgccgccgtcgtccccgtcaCCTccgcccgcttcaccgccgtcTCCCAGCTCATCGGGCGCCGCTgctccgacgacgccgccgcccgcgtcgtcgcctccctccACTCCGACGCCAGCGTCGCCTGCGCCATCCGCGtcgtccccgccggcgccgccatcggcgAACGCGCCGAGCGCGCAGGGGGCGAGGAACCCGAGcgccacgtcgtcgccgccgcccgccgcgaacggcgccgcgcacgccgcggtggcggcatcgggcctcgccgccggcatcaTTGGCTACGCCATGCTCGCACTCTGA
- the LOC127761025 gene encoding CRIB domain-containing protein RIC10-like, whose product MAIKMKGIFKGLKIISQMFVHKEHEMEIGYPTDVKHVAHIGLGTSDTSPSWMNEFTGTEDLSTGSLSTTTAPSRQTSWASLDFEQPRSMLPIEILPEKSGQEAPSCPDIPRGPRKVRRKKTRTSSPTSSARSSSSRSRTSFATAYDAFNESQRGFRVA is encoded by the exons ATGGCGATAAAGATGAAGGGAATATTCAAAGGCCTGAAGATAATCTCTCAAATGTTCG tGCATAAGGAGCATGAGATGGAAATTGGGTACCCTACAGATGTAAAGCATGTGGCTCACATAGGTTTGGGCACCAGTGACACATCTCCAAGCTGG ATGAACGAATTCACGGGAACAGAAGATTTATCAACCGGTTCTCTGAGCACAACAACTGCACCATCAAGGCAGACTTCTTGGGCCTCTTTAG ATTTTGAACAGCCAAGAAGCATGCTGCCAATTGAGATCTTGCCGGAGAAATCTGGCCAGGAGGCACCCTCCTGCCCTGACATCCCAAGAGGCCCAAGGAAGGTGAGAAGGAAGAAGACCAGAACATCATCACCTACCTCATCTGCAAGATCATCGTCCTCGAGGTCAAGAACCTCGTTCGCAACCGCATACGACGCATTCAACGAATCGCAAAGAGGGTTTCGGGTTGCCTGA